One Deltaproteobacteria bacterium genomic region harbors:
- the dinB gene encoding DNA polymerase IV, with product MPRVILHCDLDAFYASVEQRDRPELRGRPVIVGGSVRRGVVCAASYEARPFGVRSAIPMARAVRLCPEAVVLAPRMSHYAAVSRQFFGILGRYSPLVEGLSLDEAFLDVTGAERLLGEGPAIARGIKQAVRDELALVVSVGVAPTKFLAKIASDLSKPDGLLVVAEEEVATFLGPLPISRLWGVGPRTEEALSALALRTIGELARLDERTLARAIGEARAVHLLRLARGLDDRDVVPDREAVSVGHEDTFDEDCFDRERLRAHLLDQADRAAARLRALGLRTRVVTLKIKYADHRRLSRRASLKEATDDGSTVGRVACALLARVPELERRGVRLTGVSLSGFVTEPGAVQLGLLDGEGAAQQVADRVGLGAVLDQIAARFGPDALRRAVHLPASGAPEAAEDCAADRRSGPGSGRAPGAGPARGARTSRR from the coding sequence GTGCCGCGCGTTATCCTGCACTGCGACCTCGACGCCTTCTACGCCTCCGTCGAGCAACGGGATCGCCCCGAGCTGCGCGGCCGCCCCGTGATCGTCGGCGGGTCGGTCCGCCGGGGCGTGGTCTGCGCCGCGTCCTACGAGGCGCGCCCCTTCGGCGTGCGCTCGGCGATCCCGATGGCCCGGGCGGTGAGGCTCTGCCCCGAGGCGGTGGTGCTCGCGCCGCGCATGTCCCACTACGCGGCCGTGTCGCGGCAATTCTTCGGCATCCTGGGGCGCTACTCGCCGCTCGTGGAGGGCCTTTCGCTCGACGAGGCGTTCCTGGACGTGACGGGGGCGGAGCGGTTGCTCGGCGAGGGGCCGGCCATCGCGCGGGGGATCAAGCAGGCGGTACGCGACGAGCTCGCCCTCGTCGTCTCCGTGGGTGTGGCGCCGACGAAGTTTCTGGCCAAGATCGCGAGCGACCTCTCCAAGCCCGACGGCCTGCTCGTGGTGGCCGAGGAGGAGGTGGCGACGTTCCTCGGACCGCTGCCGATCTCGCGGCTCTGGGGGGTGGGGCCGCGCACCGAGGAGGCGCTGTCGGCGCTGGCGCTGCGGACGATCGGGGAGCTCGCGCGTCTCGACGAGCGGACCCTGGCGCGCGCGATCGGCGAGGCGCGCGCGGTGCATCTGCTGCGGCTGGCGCGGGGGCTCGACGACCGCGACGTGGTCCCCGACCGCGAGGCGGTCTCGGTGGGCCACGAGGACACCTTCGACGAGGACTGCTTCGACCGGGAGCGACTCCGCGCGCACCTGCTGGATCAGGCCGACCGGGCCGCAGCGCGCCTACGGGCCCTCGGGCTCCGGACGCGCGTGGTCACGCTGAAGATCAAGTACGCCGACCACCGGCGGCTGAGTCGCCGCGCCTCGCTGAAGGAGGCGACGGACGACGGCAGCACGGTGGGCCGGGTGGCGTGCGCGCTCCTCGCGCGGGTTCCGGAGCTGGAGCGAAGAGGCGTGCGCCTGACGGGGGTGAGTCTGTCGGGCTTCGTGACCGAGCCGGGGGCGGTGCAGCTCGGCTTGCTCGACGGGGAGGGTGCGGCGCAGCAGGTCGCCGACCGCGTGGGACTCGGCGCGGTGCTGGATCAGATCGCCGCGCGCTTCGGGCCCGACGCACTCCGCCGGGCCGTGCACTTGCCTGCTAGCGGTGCGCCGGAGGCTGCGGAGGATTGTGCGGCTGACCGCCGATCGGGCCCGGGATCGGGGCGGGCGCCGGGGGCTGGGCCGGCTCGGGGCGCACGTACTTCCAGGCGTTGA
- a CDS encoding S8 family serine peptidase → MRRGHLRSASGVLAVVLAFGLGACGNDENTGGAVGTWRAGLTGLEKADVILQAIAGRGVTAANAHRAFPRKLVQLRSGRVNGKQEALIDVLIQADPSAVSKLQALGVTVRTVTNDGIITATTPLSRVQAIAALSEVTRIEASRAMKAMNDKSNDLFATPAGTQAGMNNPRSYRGAGVVVGVIDTGIDWTHKDFIKDATECVGCTPETRVAYYWDQSDTADGNPPTGFTYGHEYTRAVINDALQNYDNSWSELTNEFGATAPGYPIRAAARDEDGHGSHVAGSAAGDGSGSGKMGGAPDAELVIVKFDFDGGRNSDASIIDGVNYIFQRAAALGKPAVINMSLGSDYGVRDGTSLEERGIDALTGPGKVVAVAAGNPGANNWSTKLTWGYALHGSGAMNADNITFRFPSYAPSASDYGFFDIWYKSGNKCRVRVTAPNGSVYPPSTAGAYRNTWVTGSAYSGFNTTQGAILVGNGGDQLGSGTTTPDHEVYVEISDYYGTKPAAGTWTIRLEPATSTSTCAGTYHAWYGASDSVTAGWKAEPRTEINKTPRFGGRESDNKMTIGTPASANKVIAVAAYQTRQSWTYAYGAQCTAVSSTEQAYSAGELGYYEVFELGELAYFSGRGPRRDGVLKPEIAAPGVGIASTYSHFVRQHQWPNKCVAMSAGGPYHFGSNRVLPGLEANILQGTSMATPNATGAIAVLLDQKRDLTDACLRKLFLASARHDDATDTVRNSPNSAFTDTDGVVGTTKPVNNDWGYGKLDIGSTSAAMTTNGYATCTGACTTNADCAVGKVCSPSADPCGCSTCVTPVCQAKGTSCTAGSQCCSGSCGGKSGSKTCK, encoded by the coding sequence ATGCGGCGCGGGCATCTGCGAAGCGCGAGCGGAGTTCTGGCGGTGGTCCTGGCCTTCGGGCTCGGGGCCTGTGGGAACGACGAGAACACGGGCGGCGCCGTCGGGACGTGGCGGGCGGGGCTCACGGGGCTCGAGAAGGCCGACGTGATCCTGCAAGCCATCGCGGGCCGCGGCGTGACGGCGGCGAACGCGCATCGGGCCTTCCCGCGCAAGCTCGTGCAGCTGCGCTCGGGCCGGGTGAACGGGAAGCAGGAGGCCCTGATCGACGTGCTGATCCAGGCCGACCCGAGCGCGGTGAGCAAGCTGCAGGCGCTCGGCGTGACGGTACGCACGGTGACCAACGACGGGATCATCACCGCGACGACCCCGCTCTCGCGCGTGCAGGCCATCGCCGCACTCTCCGAGGTGACGCGCATCGAAGCCTCGCGCGCGATGAAGGCGATGAACGACAAGTCGAACGACCTCTTCGCCACGCCCGCGGGGACGCAGGCGGGGATGAACAACCCGCGGTCGTATCGTGGGGCGGGCGTGGTGGTCGGCGTCATCGACACCGGCATCGACTGGACGCACAAGGACTTCATCAAGGACGCGACGGAGTGCGTGGGTTGCACTCCCGAGACGCGGGTGGCCTACTACTGGGACCAGTCGGATACGGCAGACGGCAACCCGCCGACGGGGTTCACCTACGGCCACGAGTACACGCGCGCAGTGATCAACGACGCGCTCCAGAACTACGACAATAGCTGGAGCGAGCTGACGAACGAATTTGGTGCGACCGCCCCCGGCTACCCGATTCGGGCTGCCGCGCGCGACGAGGACGGGCACGGCTCGCACGTGGCGGGCTCCGCGGCCGGTGATGGCAGCGGCAGCGGCAAGATGGGCGGGGCGCCCGACGCGGAGCTCGTGATCGTGAAGTTCGACTTCGACGGAGGGCGGAACTCCGACGCGTCGATCATCGACGGCGTGAACTACATCTTCCAGCGGGCCGCCGCGCTCGGCAAACCGGCGGTGATCAATATGAGCCTCGGCTCGGACTACGGCGTGCGCGACGGCACGAGCCTCGAGGAGCGGGGCATCGACGCGCTCACGGGCCCGGGCAAGGTGGTGGCCGTGGCGGCCGGCAATCCGGGCGCGAACAACTGGTCGACGAAGCTCACCTGGGGCTATGCGCTTCACGGCAGCGGCGCGATGAACGCGGACAACATCACCTTCCGCTTCCCGAGCTACGCGCCGTCGGCGAGCGACTACGGCTTCTTCGATATCTGGTACAAGAGCGGCAACAAGTGCCGCGTGCGCGTCACCGCGCCTAACGGCAGCGTCTATCCGCCGAGCACCGCGGGCGCCTACCGCAACACCTGGGTCACCGGCAGCGCGTACAGCGGGTTCAACACGACCCAGGGCGCGATCCTCGTCGGGAACGGCGGCGACCAGCTCGGTTCGGGCACCACGACCCCCGACCACGAGGTGTACGTGGAGATCTCGGACTACTACGGTACGAAGCCCGCGGCGGGGACGTGGACCATCCGGCTCGAGCCCGCAACCAGCACCAGCACCTGCGCCGGCACCTATCACGCCTGGTACGGCGCGAGCGACAGCGTGACCGCCGGCTGGAAGGCCGAGCCCCGGACCGAGATCAACAAGACACCGCGCTTCGGCGGTCGCGAGTCCGACAACAAGATGACCATCGGCACGCCGGCCTCGGCGAACAAGGTCATCGCCGTGGCGGCCTACCAGACGCGGCAGAGCTGGACCTACGCCTACGGCGCGCAGTGCACGGCGGTCTCCTCGACGGAGCAGGCCTACAGCGCGGGTGAGCTCGGCTACTACGAGGTCTTCGAGCTCGGCGAGCTGGCCTACTTCTCGGGACGCGGTCCGCGGCGCGATGGCGTGCTGAAGCCGGAGATCGCGGCGCCGGGCGTAGGCATCGCTTCCACCTACTCGCACTTCGTGCGGCAGCACCAGTGGCCGAACAAGTGCGTCGCCATGTCCGCCGGCGGGCCGTACCACTTCGGCTCCAACCGGGTGCTCCCCGGGCTCGAGGCGAACATCCTGCAGGGGACCAGCATGGCCACGCCGAACGCGACGGGGGCCATCGCGGTGCTCCTCGATCAGAAGCGCGACCTCACCGACGCTTGCCTGCGGAAGCTCTTCCTCGCGAGCGCGCGTCACGACGACGCCACCGATACGGTCCGCAACTCGCCGAACAGCGCCTTCACCGACACCGACGGCGTCGTCGGTACCACTAAGCCCGTGAACAACGACTGGGGCTACGGCAAGCTGGACATCGGGTCCACCTCGGCGGCGATGACGACGAACGGCTACGCCACCTGCACGGGAGCCTGCACGACGAACGCGGACTGCGCGGTGGGTAAGGTCTGCTCGCCGTCGGCCGATCCCTGCGGCTGCTCGACCTGCGTCACGCCCGTCTGCCAGGCCAAGGGGACGAGCTGCACCGCGGGTAGCCAGTGCTGCTCCGGCTCGTGCGGCGGCAAGTCGGGCTCGAAGACCTGCAAGTAG
- a CDS encoding TlpA family protein disulfide reductase — MSIATRQILSAFVLASASLLPRAASAAPEVGKPLPDFALRDREGALVSVSHLAYPGPADPRRPKHVVLLDFFRTDCKPCVASLPKLVELHKKYGQRGLKVIMVALHEDDDGAEKLAEFLQRNPVPFTVLEDPYGVAAGKYVKGPKGVTLPALFLGDREGVLRGRWGFVDGTEQRKLGGAIEGYLKSK, encoded by the coding sequence ATGTCCATCGCAACTCGCCAAATTCTCTCCGCGTTCGTCCTCGCGTCGGCCAGTCTGCTGCCCCGCGCCGCGAGCGCGGCCCCCGAGGTCGGCAAGCCCTTGCCCGATTTCGCGCTCCGCGATCGGGAGGGCGCGCTGGTCAGCGTTTCGCACCTGGCCTACCCGGGCCCGGCGGATCCGCGTCGGCCCAAGCACGTCGTGCTGCTGGACTTCTTTCGTACCGACTGCAAACCGTGCGTCGCGTCATTGCCGAAGCTCGTCGAGCTGCATAAGAAGTATGGGCAGCGGGGGCTCAAGGTGATCATGGTGGCGCTGCACGAGGACGACGACGGCGCCGAGAAGCTCGCCGAGTTCCTGCAGCGCAACCCCGTCCCCTTCACCGTGCTCGAGGACCCGTACGGCGTGGCCGCGGGCAAGTACGTCAAGGGGCCGAAGGGCGTGACGTTGCCGGCGCTCTTTCTCGGGGATCGGGAGGGCGTGCTCCGCGGACGATGGGGCTTCGTGGACGGGACCGAGCAGCGCAAGCTCGGCGGAGCGATCGAGGGGTATCTCAAGTCGAAGTAG
- the fdhD gene encoding formate dehydrogenase accessory sulfurtransferase FdhD: MARDSRGDVHAPLAAHAPARDGHEAAAPVGRRSLEVGILHYRPGAPVTRERRQVLAEAPLLIQVAGGESYTVMRTPGEDRELALGFLFAEGIVRSLADVRRISPGCDGGNTVTVELAAPPTRVVRRNLVVSSACGLCGRADLDALLAELESSPRAPAIALDRLFALPARLRKRQTLFRLTGGSHAAGLFDARGELLVVGEDLGRHSALDKVIGRALAEALPLAELGVILSGRASLEMVVKAARARLGLVVAVSAPSEAAVTTARRLGISLCGFARGDELAVYTHDRWEGLEASDAVPLPGPR; the protein is encoded by the coding sequence ATGGCGCGCGATAGCCGCGGCGACGTCCACGCTCCCCTCGCAGCGCACGCCCCAGCGCGCGACGGCCACGAGGCCGCGGCTCCGGTGGGGCGCCGCTCGCTCGAGGTGGGCATCCTCCACTACCGGCCGGGGGCCCCCGTCACGCGCGAACGCCGGCAGGTCCTCGCCGAGGCGCCGCTGCTCATCCAGGTGGCCGGGGGCGAGAGCTACACGGTGATGCGCACCCCGGGCGAGGACCGCGAACTCGCGCTCGGGTTCCTCTTCGCCGAGGGGATCGTGCGCTCCCTCGCCGACGTGCGACGCATCTCGCCCGGCTGCGACGGAGGAAACACCGTCACGGTCGAGCTCGCGGCGCCGCCCACGCGGGTCGTCCGCCGCAACCTGGTCGTGAGCTCCGCGTGCGGCCTCTGCGGCCGGGCCGACCTGGACGCGCTCCTCGCCGAGCTGGAGTCCTCGCCGCGCGCCCCCGCGATCGCGCTCGACCGGCTCTTCGCCCTGCCGGCGCGACTGCGAAAGCGACAGACCCTCTTCCGGCTCACGGGAGGCAGCCACGCCGCGGGCCTCTTCGACGCGCGCGGAGAGCTGCTCGTGGTGGGCGAGGACCTGGGCCGCCACAGCGCGCTCGACAAGGTGATCGGGCGAGCGCTCGCCGAGGCCCTGCCGCTCGCCGAGCTCGGCGTGATCCTGAGCGGCCGGGCGAGCCTCGAGATGGTGGTGAAGGCCGCGCGCGCACGCCTCGGGCTGGTCGTCGCCGTCAGCGCACCCTCGGAGGCCGCCGTGACCACCGCCCGGCGGCTCGGCATCAGCCTCTGCGGCTTCGCCCGCGGAGACGAGCTCGCGGTCTACACGCACGACCGCTGGGAGGGCCTAGAGGCGAGCGACGCCGTCCCGCTCCCCGGCCCGCGCTGA
- a CDS encoding molybdopterin-dependent oxidoreductase — MTNSIGEIRDADFLFVIGSNTTEAHPIIAMEMKRAVRRGATLVVADPRAVWLTTVATRHLQLRPGTDVWLLNALAHVIVTEGLTDARFIAEQTEGFAAVREAVARYTPEEAETVTGVPAEAIRQTAREYATTARAGIYYTLGITEHTHGTDNVYALANLVLMTGHLGRPSAGMNPLRGQNNVQGANDAGATPVFYPGYQRADDPSTRAAFEAAWGCALPTTRGLNLNEMMKEVGGKIRGLFVMGEDLVLSEPNVSRLEEGLNRVEFLVLQDIFLNETARFADVILPATCFAEKDGVFTNTERRVQRVRKAVEPPGQAREDWQILVALANHLGAAWSYASAEAVYAELAASATRFAGISHARLDREGGLQWPCPTPEHPGTRFLHEGGIARGKGQFMAVEYRPSAEPADHQYPLVLSTGRTLYHYNAATQTRRAVGLRVKQPEAFVELHPADAASRGIAAGALVEVRSRRGRVEVRALLSRQVRRGCVWMPLHFAEARANLLTVDDGDSITGTAEYKVCAVEVHPVHGAPEDASRFPGSYYVADPLPAAKPGGAGHGAR; from the coding sequence ATGACGAACTCCATCGGTGAGATTCGAGACGCCGACTTCCTGTTCGTGATCGGCAGCAACACCACCGAGGCGCATCCCATCATCGCGATGGAGATGAAGCGCGCGGTTCGACGCGGGGCCACGCTCGTCGTCGCGGACCCCCGGGCCGTCTGGCTCACGACCGTCGCCACGCGCCACCTGCAGCTCCGCCCGGGCACCGACGTCTGGCTGCTGAACGCCCTGGCCCACGTGATCGTGACCGAAGGCCTGACCGACGCGCGCTTCATCGCCGAGCAGACGGAGGGCTTCGCCGCCGTGCGCGAGGCCGTCGCGCGCTACACGCCGGAGGAGGCCGAGACGGTCACCGGCGTGCCGGCCGAGGCCATTCGCCAGACCGCCCGCGAGTACGCCACCACGGCCCGCGCCGGCATCTACTACACGCTCGGCATCACCGAGCACACGCACGGCACCGACAACGTCTACGCGCTGGCGAACCTGGTGCTGATGACCGGCCACCTGGGCAGGCCCTCCGCCGGGATGAATCCGCTGCGCGGCCAGAACAACGTGCAGGGCGCGAACGACGCCGGCGCCACGCCCGTCTTCTACCCCGGCTACCAGCGCGCGGACGACCCCTCCACGCGCGCCGCGTTCGAGGCCGCCTGGGGCTGCGCGCTCCCCACGACGCGCGGCTTGAACCTGAACGAGATGATGAAGGAGGTCGGCGGGAAAATTCGCGGACTGTTCGTGATGGGCGAGGACCTCGTGCTGTCGGAGCCCAACGTCTCGCGCCTCGAGGAGGGGCTGAACCGGGTCGAGTTCCTCGTGCTGCAGGACATCTTCCTCAACGAGACGGCCCGCTTCGCCGACGTGATCCTGCCCGCCACCTGCTTCGCCGAGAAGGACGGCGTCTTCACCAACACCGAGCGGCGCGTGCAGCGCGTGCGCAAGGCCGTGGAGCCACCCGGCCAGGCGCGCGAGGACTGGCAGATCCTCGTAGCCCTCGCGAACCACCTCGGGGCGGCATGGAGCTACGCCAGCGCCGAAGCGGTCTACGCCGAGCTGGCCGCGAGCGCGACGCGCTTCGCCGGCATCAGCCACGCGCGCCTCGACCGCGAAGGGGGCCTGCAGTGGCCCTGCCCCACCCCCGAGCACCCGGGGACCCGCTTCCTGCACGAGGGGGGCATCGCCCGCGGCAAGGGCCAGTTCATGGCGGTCGAATACCGGCCCTCCGCGGAGCCGGCCGACCACCAGTACCCGCTCGTCCTCTCCACCGGGCGCACGCTCTACCACTACAACGCCGCCACGCAGACCCGCCGCGCGGTAGGGCTCCGCGTGAAGCAGCCCGAGGCCTTCGTGGAGCTACACCCCGCGGACGCGGCCTCTCGCGGCATCGCGGCCGGAGCCCTGGTCGAGGTGCGCTCCCGTCGCGGACGCGTGGAGGTGCGGGCCCTCCTCTCGCGCCAGGTGCGCCGCGGCTGCGTGTGGATGCCGCTCCACTTCGCCGAGGCCCGCGCGAACCTGCTCACGGTGGACGACGGCGATTCGATCACCGGCACCGCCGAGTACAAGGTGTGCGCGGTCGAGGTGCACCCCGTGCACGGCGCCCCCGAGGACGCCTCGCGCTTTCCGGGGTCGTACTACGTCGCGGACCCGCTTCCGGCCGCGAAACCCGGTGGAGCCGGACATGGCGCGCGATAG
- a CDS encoding (2Fe-2S)-binding protein, with protein MSHPDDPTKTLLLDGERVAFAPGETLLEVARRAGREIPTLCHDPRLAPAGACRSCLVEVAGQRRLAPSCATPASSGLEVQTASERVLRHRRALFALYLADHPAAGETDRVLSPSEVHTWAAATAAPTDWPRLAPQRAGRDGDRNPYIRFRPELCILCARCTRYCEEVEGVSAITLAGRGSHTTIATADNVSLLDSSCELCGGCIDVCPTGAMAEKLPLAYGPPVGKLEQVRTTCNYCGVGCQLDLEVDRGGHDGRGKVLRVLSPPPGTTTNDGNLCVKGRFAYDFIDHPDRLTTPLVRAEDGTLREASWDEALRRAADGLLGVKARHGADSLGIVSSSRCTGEENYLAQKLARAVLGTNNIHQCAAT; from the coding sequence ATGAGCCACCCCGACGACCCGACCAAGACCCTGCTGCTCGACGGTGAACGCGTCGCCTTCGCCCCGGGAGAGACGCTGCTCGAGGTGGCCCGGCGCGCGGGACGCGAGATCCCCACGCTCTGCCACGACCCGCGCCTCGCCCCGGCCGGCGCCTGCCGGAGCTGCCTGGTAGAGGTCGCCGGCCAGCGGCGCCTCGCCCCGTCGTGCGCCACCCCGGCCAGCTCGGGCCTCGAGGTGCAGACCGCCAGCGAGCGGGTGCTGCGTCACCGCCGGGCCCTCTTCGCGCTCTACCTCGCCGATCACCCCGCGGCCGGCGAGACCGACCGCGTCCTTTCGCCGAGCGAAGTCCACACCTGGGCCGCCGCGACGGCCGCACCGACCGACTGGCCGCGGCTCGCACCCCAGCGCGCGGGCCGCGACGGGGATCGCAACCCCTACATCCGCTTTCGCCCCGAGCTCTGCATCCTCTGCGCCCGCTGCACGCGCTACTGCGAGGAGGTCGAAGGCGTCAGCGCGATCACCCTCGCCGGCCGCGGCTCGCACACCACCATCGCCACCGCCGACAATGTCTCGCTCCTCGACTCGAGCTGCGAGCTCTGCGGCGGCTGCATCGACGTCTGTCCGACGGGAGCCATGGCCGAGAAGCTCCCGCTCGCCTACGGCCCGCCGGTCGGAAAGCTCGAGCAGGTGCGCACCACCTGCAACTACTGCGGGGTCGGCTGCCAGCTCGACCTCGAGGTGGACCGCGGCGGCCACGACGGCCGGGGCAAGGTCCTCCGCGTCCTCTCTCCGCCCCCCGGCACCACGACCAACGACGGCAACCTGTGCGTGAAGGGGCGCTTCGCCTACGACTTCATCGACCATCCCGATCGTCTCACGACCCCGCTCGTGCGCGCGGAGGACGGCACGCTCCGCGAGGCGAGCTGGGACGAGGCGCTCCGGCGCGCGGCCGACGGACTTCTCGGCGTGAAGGCCCGCCACGGCGCCGACAGCCTCGGGATCGTCTCGTCGTCGCGCTGCACGGGCGAGGAGAACTACCTCGCGCAGAAGCTCGCACGAGCCGTGCTGGGCACGAACAACATCCACCAATGCGCGGCCACCTGA
- a CDS encoding SLBB domain-containing protein, protein MDERRRGRASVPEAIRDAGGDRPGVAREVGRETGVPEAQVHGVATFFHLLAEPEVRLRICQGLSCQLRGAAELLAQAKAQGLPAAGCSCLAACDAPVAALRDRTPLVGLEAEGLAAAGAALEALRSAEPTPPARHADPSPTVFGLHQAPRPLGAAFAQALALGPERVFDAIAASGLQGRGGAGFPAGTKWRAVASQPEPVRYVVLNADEGEPGTFKDRELLVRRPDLVVEGLAIAASAVGARSIYCYLRGEFRAPWQALAAAVAEAERRACYPGLTFELHAGHGAYICGEETALLEALEGKRGMPRLKPPYPTERGLFGKPTLVHNVETIACVPAILERGPAWFSALGRTGAGTKLYCVSGHVAYPGVYELPLGVCLDELVAAAGGYVGELRAFSPGGASSGFLPAHERTRPLDFAALAQAGSMLGSAGVVVLNDTVDLVWAARQQLAFFEEESCGQCAPCRIGTRFLREAVDRFLEARTNDPPRARDALAQLGEVAWEMGEASICGLGQTAALPLTSILAHFPEELATP, encoded by the coding sequence ATGGACGAGCGGCGCAGAGGACGGGCGAGCGTGCCCGAGGCGATTCGCGACGCCGGGGGAGATCGACCGGGCGTGGCCCGCGAGGTGGGCCGCGAAACCGGCGTCCCCGAGGCGCAGGTCCACGGCGTGGCCACGTTCTTCCACCTGCTCGCCGAGCCGGAGGTCCGGCTGCGGATCTGCCAGGGGCTCTCCTGTCAGCTACGGGGCGCGGCGGAGCTCCTCGCGCAGGCGAAGGCCCAGGGACTGCCGGCGGCAGGGTGTTCGTGTCTGGCCGCCTGCGACGCCCCCGTGGCCGCGCTCCGCGACCGCACCCCGCTCGTCGGGCTCGAGGCCGAGGGCCTCGCCGCGGCCGGAGCCGCCCTCGAGGCGCTGCGCTCCGCCGAACCGACACCGCCGGCCCGCCACGCCGACCCCTCGCCCACCGTGTTCGGACTGCACCAGGCCCCACGCCCTTTGGGCGCGGCCTTCGCCCAGGCCCTCGCGCTGGGCCCGGAGCGCGTGTTCGACGCGATCGCCGCCTCGGGGCTCCAGGGTCGTGGCGGCGCGGGCTTTCCCGCCGGCACGAAGTGGCGGGCCGTGGCGAGCCAGCCCGAGCCGGTGCGCTATGTGGTGCTCAACGCGGACGAGGGCGAGCCCGGGACCTTCAAGGACCGCGAGCTCCTCGTGCGTCGTCCGGACCTCGTCGTCGAGGGGCTGGCCATCGCGGCGTCCGCCGTCGGCGCGCGGTCCATCTATTGTTACCTGCGCGGCGAGTTTCGGGCCCCGTGGCAGGCGCTCGCCGCCGCGGTCGCCGAGGCCGAGCGGCGCGCCTGCTACCCGGGGCTGACCTTCGAGCTTCACGCGGGGCACGGGGCGTACATCTGCGGCGAGGAGACGGCCCTCCTCGAGGCGCTCGAGGGGAAGCGGGGGATGCCGCGCCTCAAGCCCCCGTATCCGACGGAGCGCGGGCTCTTCGGCAAGCCGACTCTCGTGCACAACGTGGAAACGATCGCCTGCGTGCCGGCGATCCTCGAGCGCGGGCCCGCGTGGTTCTCCGCCCTCGGTCGCACGGGGGCCGGCACGAAGCTCTACTGCGTCTCCGGGCACGTCGCGTATCCGGGCGTCTACGAGCTGCCGCTCGGCGTCTGCCTCGACGAGCTCGTGGCCGCGGCCGGCGGCTACGTCGGCGAGCTGCGCGCCTTCTCGCCGGGTGGAGCGAGCTCCGGCTTCCTTCCCGCACACGAACGCACGCGGCCGCTCGACTTCGCAGCGCTCGCGCAGGCGGGGTCGATGCTCGGCTCGGCGGGGGTCGTGGTCCTGAACGACACCGTCGACCTCGTCTGGGCCGCCCGCCAGCAGCTCGCCTTCTTCGAGGAGGAGAGCTGCGGGCAGTGCGCCCCGTGCCGCATCGGCACCCGCTTCCTGCGCGAGGCGGTGGACCGCTTCCTCGAGGCGCGAACGAACGATCCGCCGCGTGCCCGCGACGCGCTCGCGCAGCTCGGCGAGGTGGCCTGGGAGATGGGCGAGGCCTCGATCTGCGGCCTCGGCCAGACGGCCGCCTTGCCCCTGACTTCGATCCTGGCGCACTTTCCCGAGGAGCTCGCCACGCCATGA